The following coding sequences lie in one Crassostrea angulata isolate pt1a10 chromosome 10, ASM2561291v2, whole genome shotgun sequence genomic window:
- the LOC128167335 gene encoding nodal homolog, translating into MAGQICLLYSILLFHFGTAAVLRARLPEELSPHVALLSSARPFPSDEQKETAISSIGSSNKYILTFYQNLLDGHSLSEAAQTIEKAKLDEVNTIRSIAPKVNYNGMIFKIPVLGSEESVQHMELRFNATTTHRRWLEIGIKRMNKTIKRGVQPVTNKHDLTLLIRPWMSKENKELFVEIKQKIVPETEEDAILVLFTNDKAHLTKLSDISNVSKDDSESHSRSRRSTPRRRRKNCHLSNMHVSFSRLGWGQYIVFPKTYNAKVCKGICVPAIAQQKAVTNHAVMQSLMRESAKGKVPLPCCVPQKLSPLSILYTEKDQFLVKHHKDMVAEECGCE; encoded by the exons ATGGCTGGACAGATTTGTCTGTTATATTCCATCCTACTTTTTCACTTTGGGACCGCTGCAGTTCTTAGAGCTCGGTTACCAGAGGAACTTTCCCCTCACGTTGCACTTTTGTCGTCTGCAAGACCATTTCCCTCTGATGAGCAAAAAGAAACGGCGATTTCATCCATTGGAAGTTCCAACAAATATATACTgactttttatcaaaatttgttaGACGGACACTCTTTGTCGGAAGCTGCCCAGACAATTGAAAAGGCCAAACTTGACGAAGTCAACACTATACGGAGCATTGCCCCAAAGG ttaACTACAATGGAATGATTTTCAAGATTCCAGTTCTTGGATCGGAAGAATCGGTGCAACATATGGAACTTCGATTTAATGCAACTACAACTCACAGAAGATGGCTAGAGATTGGCATAAAGAGAATGAATAAAACTATTAAAAGAGGTGTGCAACCCGTCACAAATAAACATGACTTAACCTTATTAATCAGACCTTGGATGTcgaaagaaaataaagaactCTTTGttgaaatcaaacaaaaaattgtCCCCGAGACCGAGGAAGATGCCATTCTAGTTCTCTTTACAAATGACAAAGCCCATCTAACAAAACTGTCTGACATAAGCAATGTATCCAAAGATGATAGTGAAAGCCATTCAAGAAGCAGGCGATCTACCCCCCGTCGTCGAAGAAAAAACTGCCATTTGTCCAACATGCATGTTAGTTTTAGTCGCCTTGGTTGGGGGCAGTACATTGTTTTCCCCAAAACTTACAACGCCAAAGTTTGTAAAGGGATATGTGTACCCGCTATCGCCCAGCAAAAAGCTGTGACGAACCACGCCGTGATGCAGAGTTTGATGCGAGAGTCGGCTAAAGGCAAAGTTCCCTTGCCATGTTGTGTACCCCAAAAGCTGAGTCCCCTCAGCATATTGTACACAGAAAAAGACCAGTTCCTTGTAAAACATCATAAAGACATGGTAGCTGAAGAGTGTGGATGCGAATAA